In the Haloarcula salinisoli genome, TTCCTTACCATTGTTCGTATCGAGACACGCGACGGCGCTCGGGCCCCGCGCGAGACCGATATAGAGCGAGTTCTCATATACCGTCGGTGTCGATTCAATCTTGGACTCTCTGCCGTGGGTCCACTCGATAGTCCCGTCTGTCCCGTCGACAGCGTAGACTGTACCGTCCTCCGCGGCGAAATACAGCGTTCCCTCGTGTTCGGTCGGTGTCCTCACAGCATCTGACGGCTCCGTCAAGACCCACTGCTCCTGGCCGTCGCTCGTCGATATCGCGTAGAGTTCACTGCCGCTCCCGATGAATATCTGTCCGTTGATGGCGATCGGTGACGTCTCTATCTGGGACCCCGTCTGGAACGCCCACTGTATCTCTCCCGACTCCGCGTCAATCGCGTACAACTTACCATCGTGCATCCCGACGTATATGGTTTGCTGGTACAAGAGGGGCGACGAATTTAGGCCGCCAAGTGTGTACCCGCCATCTATTGAGATAGACCAATCTTCTTCTCCGGTTGATCGATCCAGTGCGGCAAAGTACCCAAAGTTATTCACGGCGTAAACGCGGTTTTTGTCGATCGCGGGACTGGTAAGGATGCCACCGTTTGGTAGGCGTGCGTCCCATTGATTTCGGCCAGCAGATACGCTGACTGCATGAACTCGACTTCTGAGATTGCCAAAGAACACCGTCCCACCGGCGACTGTCGGTGACGACCGAATCCGCCCCGGTGTTTCGTATTTCCAGTGTAGCTCACCCTGTTCGGTTTCATTTAGCATATTCCGTACCCCTCCCCCGAGCGAACACAACCATGATTGTGGTATTTAACAACGCTGCAAATAAGTATTTTGCGTTTGATTAGATGTTATATTTTACAAGATAAAT is a window encoding:
- a CDS encoding PQQ-binding-like beta-propeller repeat protein, translated to MLNETEQGELHWKYETPGRIRSSPTVAGGTVFFGNLRSRVHAVSVSAGRNQWDARLPNGGILTSPAIDKNRVYAVNNFGYFAALDRSTGEEDWSISIDGGYTLGGLNSSPLLYQQTIYVGMHDGKLYAIDAESGEIQWAFQTGSQIETSPIAINGQIFIGSGSELYAISTSDGQEQWVLTEPSDAVRTPTEHEGTLYFAAEDGTVYAVDGTDGTIEWTHGRESKIESTPTVYENSLYIGLARGPSAVACLDTNNGKEQWVSGTGNVFGSPTVAGGTVFFCTSLGDIYAVNLDSEEYEWTFHSESEERMLSSPTVVDGVMFVGSDDGMLYALNAGTDASSDGSRTEDQSFGYHTQVSTLSNQNPSPNEQGNRTDSSTITPGSSTKTTTAGTDSSGPNGDEDGISPWALGAGGSTVALMGYFFGKKALDSDEESEESDTESTIDDTLNLDDPDA